A segment of the Salminus brasiliensis chromosome 1, fSalBra1.hap2, whole genome shotgun sequence genome:
TGTCAGTCTGTTACAGCATGACTATATTCATTGCACTGATTACATATtgtaacacaaacacaccaaacaccaaatCCTAATTGGAAAACATGAACCATGTTTCTTCCATACCATGAAGTCCAAGGGTCTCTGAACTGGGTCATTGTTTTAGCTTGATGATATGAGGAAGTGGTGGGAGAAGAAGGTGAATTATGAGATGATTAGTTAATATTGTTTTCCTCCACCTATAGGTGGACTTCAGAAGTAAAAGCCATATTGTTATGAGATTTTAAATGCTATGATTCAATGAGCAATGCCTAAAATAATGAGCTCTGTTCAGTTTGATATAAAGTATAAATCCCTAATGGCTCCTTTTTGTTCCTCATATGATActactttaaagcagcagtctgTTAGAATGGGcctttcttgctcctgggcaccccctacagtcaggaagtgtcaTTCATGCTTTGAGACACTCCTAAAGgatacactttacacatgcatttctggacaagctaagagatacagaactgtcactaaaAAGTGAAATTGTGTATTTTACACAAAAAGACTCACAGCGTTACGTAGTTCTCGCTAGCGTTTTTCTGCCTACTTCACCAAAGTAACATTTTGTACTTTTGTAGCATGGATAGCAGAGCTGTATTTTTCCATATTACCGGTCAgttgatcaacatgattttgaagatGTTGTTTTAAAGGAAAAATTTTACATAGTTTCGCATGAAGTCAAGAATCTGCTGCTTCTGCATCATAATAATGCACAAAATGTTCATTAGAGAGGTGTGCCACTTATgactctatataatatataatctatTAGACATACAGCACACTACTTCAGAGTAGAGGCCAGTATTTCATGACTCGTGTGGTGCACTATATATGGAGTAAGAAGGCATCTAGGTTTCGGCCTAAAGGTTGGATGTGTTACTCCCTCACATTCCCAGacaaatcaatacatgcataaatCAATAATTTCAGCAGCACAAATAAATGCGTTGATCTTTCAATACTGCCTCAGGATGCACTTTCAAATATGACATATTGGCAAGTGCAAATATTTTAAAACTACACTACAAACAATGACATCCTTTTTGATGCTATATAGAATAATTTTAAAGGTTCCTCTtaaaaccatctacaaaagaGGTTTCCTCCAGTGCAGAGAATCCGTTCAACAGGCAATTATctgtcaatagaataagacACTTTCATGACACCCTTAATAGTTCTTCGAGGGTTCTTTGTGTGATTAAATGGTTATTCATATCCAAAGACAACTGTCCTACTGTATTTGGGTTTTAGAGTTGTTTAGAGTCAAATGACCCTTTTTTCAGTATACTGACAGTAAAGAGGCTGCTGTACAGCTGCTCCACCAAGTAGGGTTTGATTATCTGATGGAGAGCAATATCACCAATTAAAGATCTTATGCAAAAGGAAGGTGCCTCAAAAGTGCTGGCTAAGCCAGTGGGCcttatttaataaattacatGATATGTGATTCCTTCACTGTACCATGTATAAACACTTGGGAGTTAATGAGCGATTATACACAACCATAAATCCTGGATATTACACGAACCTCCTGATTCTAGCTTCAATGTACTCCCAaaagtacactcttaaaattagTTCTTCAAAGGGTCATcagtaaaagcaatggttctgtGTGGAACAAAGATAACTTTTTTATATAGAACTATACAACACTGTTATGCATCATGGAAccattttcctctttttcaaCACTGCAGGGCCTTTAATATTAAGAACATACTTTGCTCACATGGACAACTTGGTCCTTAGGGTTTTGTGTAGTGTAGTCTTGTGTAGTCTTGGTAGGGTAGtatactgtgtactgtatacTACACTACATTCACATGCCCAGGGAAAAGGTGCACCTTTGTACCTTTCATAACCAAACTGTTATATCCAGATGTTTGGTTAGCTGAAGTTACTACAGATACTGAACATTTGAGGGTACCTATCCAGTGACCATTTGGAAACACAGTGTAAAAGTGATTATAGATCCATTTTTACATAAAGTGTAGATAcaattacttaaaaaaataacaaatgtgagtaagattatgtTGAAAATCCTTGTAATAGTCTCACAATAAGAAATATGTATAGTGATGTTATTCTGTGCCGTTTGGGATCATAGTTACTTCTGAAGTTTTCAGCCTTCTAAAAAAGAATGaatgtataatataattttaacaAACAGCATGGCCTTTCAACCCTCTGATATGattcactgtaaaaaacaaagaaagagtaatataatataataataaatatagtgcATTGgactagtaaaaaaaaaggtccaatCCAATAGAAACACTGGGTTTTACTGCAACCACTTAAATACAGGATCTGTTGGGTCAGTATATTTGTCACTTACACTGAGATGTGGATGAAGACACACAGAGCATTCCTCCACAAACACTCTTGATTAATACACAGACAGAACCAAAGAGAGGTAATGTGTCCCTGTGGAGGTTTAATACTTTGGTCATTAAGTGTTTGCTTTCGAACTACGCAAAGCTTCACAGCTTATTAAATTTAGCATGGTATCGACAAACCATCCACTCTTTGAGACACTGCCTTCCTTCTGACCGTTTCTACCACTGATCCCTTGCATTGTTTGCTCGAGTCTGAGGAAATAAATGACTAATCATAGTGGTCAGattcacaaaaacaaaacaaacaaacagaaagccAATCACAAAGAGAAAATGTTTACGCATGCTCAACAGTGCTTGAACAGAGGCATTTGAATCCTGGAACAGCTTTTCCGGCTTAAAAAGGGAGGGGGAAAAGTGGCTTCTGAAATGTTTGTGATCTCTTATCTCCATTCACCTTTGCTTAGCATTCTCTGGCTAATGAGATAACCAGTGGACAAAGACAAACTGTGAGCAGCGCTCTCTTAAAGGGCAGAGGGCCTCATGTTGAGAAGGTCCTGAAGGTGTTAAGGGCTTGCTCTTGACTCTTGCCTTGGCCCACGCGGCCAAGCTCAAGAACAAAAGGTGGTGGGCTTCCCCTTGTCCCCTGCACCACACATCTTTGAAGAcgccccacacatacacacacacagccctgtcCCACAGCATGGGGCAGACCACCGGAGCCGACCCCAGCGTTGCAGCATTTGCATTTTAAACGTGGCGGGTGGAGGCCTGGGGGTGTTCCTGTGCAGCACACGTCTACTCATCAGCCCACTCGCAGCTCATTTAGAGAAAGAATGGTCAATGCAACTGTACAACACTATTCACTACACATCTATTCTGTTTTAGCTGCATTCTGTCCATTATATATTTGGGATTGTACTTTTTATTGTATGCCATATGATCAGCATCTATATACCTGAGAAAAGCCCAAACACATTTGCTTTATATTGCATTATactgtacatgtgtgtatgtatatatgtcgCTTCAATTGCAAAACCCTTTTTCCATGGAAGTCAAGGTGTACACACAATTTGACACTCCTGGTTAAATGACtacatatatggacaaaattattaggacacctgctgaATCACTGTTTCTTATTAAATCACAGGTTTTAAAAtggcttatcctgcttttgttggagtaactgtctctactgtccagtgaagaaagcctttctactagattttgaagcactgctgtgaggatttgattacattcagcaacatgagttttagtgaggttaggatgttggatgatcaccaccccacctcatccccaacttgtcgtaaaagtattggatggagcaccatcattttagagaatacaattccactgctccacagctcagcccatgcctggcattaggcatgatgcaaatagtttcatgtttacctgctccagagagtcctattcttttggcaatacttccaTACAGGGATtatgcaagctgtgtgtgtgcatttgcacatatagctgaatgcattcattagaaggggtgtccacaaacatgtggacatatatTGAATTAATCCTCTACAGAGGACACACCTTTGCATGTTTTAATGCACAATTACAGTTTATTTGGTTATTGTACATAGTGTAGATAATTTTacccaatatgttaaattaagcaaataataaAATCAGCTTCAAGATTTTCAAAAATTGCTAAAAAAATGAGCTAACCATATTATTTGAAAAATTTGCAAACAGCTGTGTGTACGGTTATGTATAATGTTATAATGTACATAATCACTGTCTAGCTAAAACCTTGCATGTCTACAGTGGTGACTTTTCAGGAGAAAGAGCTTGGATTAGAGCaattaatgtaaattaattaatgtaatgtaCAGTAATTCATGTAAATTACTGTATGTGTAAATTCTAATtgccagtctttttttttttgcacattgTACAGCATGGCTGGAGCTTGTCAAACATGTCAAGAAGTGAAAACAGGTACACGTTAagataatgattttttttctgacatcaaCACCATGAACAATTTCCCTGAAAAACGTTCAGAATAACTAATAACTACCTCACTAATAACTATACTaccctcactggactcaatatttattgcacactgcataatttgcacactacccctaaattATTTATcattctttgtctgtattgtgttgtattgtctgtctgcacttgtattgtgttgcacttgtgttctgtatgcactgtgtctatgttgcaccatggtcctggaggaacgttgttttgtttcactgtgtactctgtatgtagttgaaatgacaataaaaacccacttgacttgacttgaatcaGATTCTGATCTGATTCTGGTGAATGTAGTTCTAACTCCAGTGATATCTACAGCTACAACCCTCTAGTCTAATAAAGTAAAACTCCAGAAACTGTACGACTTAGAATGAAAACCTCTGTTTCATTTATTACCCATCCCATCAGCTCAAACCGAAGCACTCTGCTGAATGAAGAAGTCAGTAGTTAATACCAGGCAGAAACTTAGCATATTGCATATTGGGAAGACATGATTGATGTAGAAAGGACCTCTCCAGAGGGGAGAATTAAATTGCATTAAAACTTGCATTGACTTTGTGAAGGTTTTGTGAAACTTCTTTCCCCACATATCTCATTACTTTCAGGCCCAAGGGTGTGTGAATAAAAAACACAGAGCAGATGAAATGAGTAAGAAGTTGGATACATGCCTGTTATAGGtcagggtggggtggggttgaATGGGTTGTGGGGttggtgtgtgatgtgtgtgtgtgtgtgtgtggggggggggggggtgtagggggTTGTGTGACTAAAACAGCCATGACAAAGAACAAAAGGTGCTGTGAAAGGCCTGCAAAAGGCAGACAGGCAGAGGTGTTAAAAGTAATACCCCAGAGAAGTGAGTGGTAGATATGCACCATGGCAGCTATATGTATGTCTCTCTCACTGCCATTTGCACAGTctgcctgctctctctctccaatcaACAAAACACCTTGGCTGTAGGCCATAGTCTGACTGGGTGAGAGGGTCAAGCTCAAAACTGTGTCTGGTAGAACAAAAGGGGTTGTTGCTATACTACAGGAACCATAGTGTACAGTCTTTAAAGCTAAATCTTTGGTGTTGAGGAAAGTGTACAAATGCAATGTTTCTTGTTTTAGGTGGTATAAACTCACATATCCTTGAGATGCAATCGACCTATTTTGTATGCtgaatattgtgtgtgtgtgtgtgtgaattggtaaaaaaatattttaaggaGGCATCATTGATGACTTCTATAAACAAGAACCACTTAttataatctaatctaattataatatatataatatatatagttgAGCTTAAGTTTAGGACTATGGCCAGGGTTAGGAGAACTAAGGTGTATAGAAAAGATGTGTAGATAAATGTGAGCACCTTAAAAGCATCTATCTAAAAAGTGTTGCGGTTTCtgttatgataataataataataataataataataatgaaaacacAGAATTTGAACCCCCGTGTACTAGGCATATGCCATCAATAATTATGTGTATCTGTATTATCTACAGGAAGTGGTGTCAGACAAACGCCAAATAAGTAATGAAGGACTTCAgccatcccaacaatggactctTCTCTCTGTAGCAGTCAAGGAAGCATTTTTACTCCCTGAAGGAAGtttaacacagagagaatgaggaggaccTTCCTCAGACAGGCTATCCGGACACACAATACACGCATATGACAATGCAGTGGACATTGTACATTTATATACAACTTAAACCCCAGAGTCAACTTCCTACCATATCCTCACCCTTCTTCAACATTGCATATTAAACTGgacattaaaaatgcacacacataataaaataataaaacaataataataaagtatatatttGAACTTCACAGCATTGTTTATacacagttatatatatatatatatatatatatatatatatatatatatatatatatatatatatatatattctcttttttgtcatgtgACAGTGTTCAAGGCTAGTTGTGCCATATATGACTGCATGATAGATGATAgattttgatttcatttgatttgtGATTTGTAGGCCTGTTTAAGACAGTAGCTCATGCTGATCTAATGTAGGAAGAATTAAAAGTCAAATAGGatcttttcatacattttaattGAGAAGTCAGGGAATGAGCtcagaataaaaaacaacaacaacaataaacaacaaaaaacatttgaccttttttttttagctgtttcTTGACCGTGTGTGCCTCACATTGGTGTTAAACGGGGGGCTTTTGTTAACAACTACTGCTGAAGTGGTCGCACACAGCGCGGCGGTGGGAGTGGTGAGAGAGTGTGTTCACAAACTGCACACACAAAACCAGGCCGGGCGATTGACAATTTCCTGGAGGAGGTACTTATCATTTCAAATGTCCACGACTCGGACCCGGGTCGCTGTCTGTGCCTTGCCTGTTTGGAGCACACTGCCAAAGCTGCACGCAATGGACTAAatcccccacacacatacacacacacacacacgactccACAGGGCTGCTCAGGGCTGCTGCTGTCCGGTGAATAAAGGAGACTCTCACCTTTGGAACAGGATCCACTTTTGCTTCAGGTAAGAGATCTGTGAAATATGGTTGGGCAGATTTAAGAGTAAATGAATGTATGAAGGAACTATTGAGGAAGTTTTAGCTTTGTAGGAACTCGTAGCGCAAATGTAGGCACGTCTGTAGAGCAAGAGGAGAGGGGTAATTCAGTTTAACTGTAGCCTTAGCCAACACAACATGCACAACACGGGTTTAAGCAACGTTTTTTTGTACTGTAACTAAACGTTGCATTCATTCACCTGAGCTTTAACGTGCTACTATTTGGAGGAGCGTGTAAAAGCACCGCCAGCAGTACTTCAACGGTTTTGGAGAAGCTGTGTTGGTAGGCTAACTGTCCAGTGTTTGCTAGTACATACACCTACTTTTGTTATTAAAATAGCCTATAGAATGTAATTTTTGTCCTGTTGGTCTCCCTCCTTTTTTTCTGGATTGTCATGATAACAGAATTTTAGTATCGATGAATAGAAAAACACACATTACCTGAACACTGAATAGTCATAGGATTAAACACAGGCAAATTTGCACCTTTGTACTGTATTAACTTTGCCAAATGCACTGTTTAGTATTCAACATTAGTGTTAAATTATTTGCCAACTTGCACAACTCTAGTTTCTAGCACCTATTTTGAGCAGACTGAAGCcctgttttaaatgcttttcaTAAATTTAAAGGTTATAAAATTGACTTTTGTGTAATCCTTTCGCTGTAGGCATGATTCCGAGGAAGGAGGTGGTCCTCTCCATGCTGGGGGAGCTTCAGGAGGCCACTGAGTCTATGGGCTTGGATGTTCTGATTAAAGTGGCTCTGGAAGTGGAGCAGGTCCTCGCCCCCTTCCATCTCCCTGTAGCGCTTTGCACAGAGATCTCCTCGTGGATGGGTGTTGATGGAGTGGCTCACAGACTGTACCCAGCTGATGCACCAGCTGGATTGCTTCCTCTGGTCTGCAAAGGGGAGGGCAACCTGCTGTTTGATGCTGCCAGCATGCTACTGGTGGGCTCCACAAGCCTGAGCTTGGAGCTGCAAGTGAGGACAGTGGTGGAAATGCTGCTATGGAAGCAGTACTACCTTTGCGGCATGATCGACTCGAAGGTGATGCTGCAGGCGGCCAGATTTTCCCTCTGCGCCGAGGAATCCCAGGACATGCTCAAGCTTCCTATGCAGGTGCTAGAAGCAATCTTTGATGCAGATGTCAAGGCTTCATGTTTTCCCGGCTCTTTTGCGAACATGTGGCATGTCTACGCACTGTCTTCTGTCCTCCAGTGCAACATATACTCCATTTACCCCATGTATAATCCGAAGATCAGGCCGTATTTTAATCGTCTCATTCGCCCCAGAACATGCCCAATGGATAATGAGCCATTCACCCTCCATATTATGTGGTCAGGTGAGTTGGAAGCAGGCTCCATATTCAAACCCCACAACTTTGTTGCCCTAATTCATGCCAGTGACCTCAAGATTGGAAGCCCCAGTAGCGAACAGCGGTTGCCGTCTGTAAAGCCCCAAGATTTACCAAGTCAGGACTTGCAGTTGTCTTACTCCACTCTCAAAGACAAGTTCAACATCACAAAAAGCACCTTCTATCGTTGGAGGAGGCAAAGCACAGAGTACCACAAGAAGTCAGTCGCCAGATATGAGGCCAAACACTTCTTTCAGGCCTGCTACAAGGAAGGGAAGCTCATACCACAGCACCAGTTTAGGGAGTTCTTTCCAGAAATCTCCAGATCTACATACTACGCCTGGAAACATGAACTCATGTCCACTGGCAGTATCGCTTCTGGAGGCTCAACTGGAGAGCTGAGCCCAGGAGATAGCATTGAACAAGACTACTGGTCATCTCCAGAGATCAAGAAACAGCCCAGTCAGGAAACCTTTGCCAGCATGCAAGCCCTCAAGTCTGAGAAACTAGAGGGAGATCGGGCTCAGAATGTGGCCCTGATGCAGGAAGCAAAGAAAAGCCTTCAAAATTGCATTGCCACAAACACCTCATTCCCCTACCGAATCTTCAAAAGAAGATTTCCAGGAATCTCTAGATCCACATATTACAACTGGAGGAGGGAAGCCATGTTGTTCACACCTTTCAAAGATCTCTCGGGGAATGATGAAGAAagttcagatgcagacaaaacTCAGAGTCCCAAGGAGAAGCTGTCGCCAGCTTTGCTAGAGAGCCGCAGGGTAACCCCCAGAGTCAGGATCTCCAGACGCAGTCAAAAGAGTCTCAAGCTGATCTACCTGCAGAAGAAAAAACTAAGAGAGGAAGCCAAAGCATATGTTCAGAACTCAAAGATGTCACTGTTCAAATTTAAGCTCAAGTttcccttcatctcctcttCTTACTACTGGCTTTGGAGACATTCCCTCAACAATAAAGCTCAGAAAAAGCCTGAACTGGGTTTTGAGACATATGAGCCTAAAAGAGAGGATGTAAGTGCTGCAGATCTGTTAAAACGGGTGGGAAGCCCATCCCGGTTTCCTTTTGATGGAACCCTGGATTACCTAAATAGGCAGGCAGTCAGCCCCACTGAATTCACCCTGCCTGAATTCCATCTGTCTGACAAGACCAGCAATGAACAAATGTTTGTGATGGATGTTGTGGCATTAGCCAATTTCAAGGCCAAGGCTAAACTGTTCCTGCAGCAGCGCTTTGAAGAAAAGTCTTTCCCTACTTTCAAAGAGTTCAGATCCTACTTCCCTCTCACTCCACGCTCCACGTATTACATGTGGAAAAGGGCACTGCATCATGGCGTGCCATTAGTTCATGGCTGAACGCCTTGACGGGAATTGCTTTCACTTAGTAAAGCTGCCTGCTTATCACACGCCCACACTTAACAGTGGTAGCTGAACACTTCTTATCAATAGCTGAACATTTATCATCAACACACATCCTGTGTGACTTGAGTCTGGCATCCAGGTGACTCCCAACATAGTGTAATTGCAGTTCATGCATCTTAATTGTGTTCTTTTCAGGTTTTCTTGACCACTTGGTTCCAGCTCAAGGAcatttgcatgtgtgtggaATCAGACAGTCTTTACATGCCAATCAAGTCCTGATGGCCCTCAGGCAAAAGGCAGTTCAAAGCCACATATATCAGGGTTTCAAATGACTCTTTGTTCAGTGTTGTCCCTtttggtttacattttaaattgaCCACCAATCATTTGTGGGTTACATTACTTCAATgtcttaatttttaaataatttttctttttaattatcaGTGTATTATTTTATCACATCCTTTCATAATCAACAATCATCGAAAGAAattgtttttgacttttttttttgtttgtttgtttttttttttttcagatctgTGACTTGTATATTTCATGTTTggactgtttacactgctggatttttgttacacatatatatttttgtattgatttattgaatGTTCTCACTTTTTTTTGAATGAATTTACTTGGTACAAGGTACAAAATAAACTCCTCGGAGTAAGGGTGTTAGATGCAGTTTTGCACAGTCACATGTTCACTTTTGTATTACAGTACAGCtgctaaccttttttttttatatataaatatatgctgCTTCTCAGTTGTAAATGGACAGCCAACTGCTTTCTGTACTCTTATACACTTAAGTTGGATATAAGGTTCTCTGTGTAGCTTTTTAGGCATTATACTACctatttagatttattttttattttgggtGACCATTTTAGACCCAGAAAGTGTCTCAATGGCTATTACAGTCTTTATTTAAAAGTCTACAATGCAGCTGAGGacgtcttttttttgttgttacatGGAACACATTTCCTGTCTAAAGCAAGGTCAAACGAGTGTCTACTGTTGTGATGCAGGAAATAAATCATGTACTCAACTCATTTTGTGCTTCAGTGCTTCTGATTTATGTCTTCAGTTCAAATGTGATGAGCAGGCCTGGCTGTTGGGAACTGTATATTGCTGATCTGTTAGCTTAACCACTTAAAATACTAGTGTTAGTATAGTAGTGTTAATGATAAAATTGGGATGCTAATAGAAGTGGATGTACTTCCAGTTTTTTACTTTATATGGCTTtgcatcaattaaaaaaaagaatgggaTATTTCCCCTAtcccacttttctttttttaataaagataacaaaactgtGCATGGATGCAACAAGCTCAATTTATCAGAACAATCTTGTCAAGCAGGTAAAGACATAGTGGAAGCTTGGTAAATGTCTCAGAGTGTAATCGGCCTTGAGATGACTGGGCTCAGCAAATGTTTATTGCAGAGCATGACAGCGTGCTTTCTCATCATAACCGTGACTGACAGGGAAAAAATCTCCCTcatttgtttttctgaaatGCTTTTGGCCGAGG
Coding sequences within it:
- the vrtn gene encoding vertnin, translating into MIPRKEVVLSMLGELQEATESMGLDVLIKVALEVEQVLAPFHLPVALCTEISSWMGVDGVAHRLYPADAPAGLLPLVCKGEGNLLFDAASMLLVGSTSLSLELQVRTVVEMLLWKQYYLCGMIDSKVMLQAARFSLCAEESQDMLKLPMQVLEAIFDADVKASCFPGSFANMWHVYALSSVLQCNIYSIYPMYNPKIRPYFNRLIRPRTCPMDNEPFTLHIMWSGELEAGSIFKPHNFVALIHASDLKIGSPSSEQRLPSVKPQDLPSQDLQLSYSTLKDKFNITKSTFYRWRRQSTEYHKKSVARYEAKHFFQACYKEGKLIPQHQFREFFPEISRSTYYAWKHELMSTGSIASGGSTGELSPGDSIEQDYWSSPEIKKQPSQETFASMQALKSEKLEGDRAQNVALMQEAKKSLQNCIATNTSFPYRIFKRRFPGISRSTYYNWRREAMLFTPFKDLSGNDEESSDADKTQSPKEKLSPALLESRRVTPRVRISRRSQKSLKLIYLQKKKLREEAKAYVQNSKMSLFKFKLKFPFISSSYYWLWRHSLNNKAQKKPELGFETYEPKREDVSAADLLKRVGSPSRFPFDGTLDYLNRQAVSPTEFTLPEFHLSDKTSNEQMFVMDVVALANFKAKAKLFLQQRFEEKSFPTFKEFRSYFPLTPRSTYYMWKRALHHGVPLVHG